A DNA window from Gigantopelta aegis isolate Gae_Host chromosome 4, Gae_host_genome, whole genome shotgun sequence contains the following coding sequences:
- the LOC121372421 gene encoding transcription factor kayak-like, whose product MKRHYEDASDDVTQGRLLQAAQQVMKTKEITPLLKEELRLSILIRRHAQGEEQIKAEFKDPEYHELTPDEEEKKMRRREQNRRAAQRCRMKKKKKHDGWIETFSKILEQNQKLVQEIETLRQQKKELNEILQQHMTSGKCWYSQECPHTQTRDSVHQSTQSFCEAMQRSVPGASELWSENSPAFPCRTSTSSGLSTDSEDIHNMLNLSDMDFPSHPQMDELLYLDITADTRRQGLSTSSMSSDGEGLAGYGVVEAALCDPLQDDDDVFQTGGGPQVQLEDIQPDMLSVGQYNTELTQHQNTATCEKLINDEKCFYSEP is encoded by the exons ATGAAGCGACATTACGAAGACGCCTCAGATGATGTCACTCAGGGGCGATTACTCCAGGCGGCACAACAAGTGATGAAGACCAAGGAGATCACTCCTCTGTTGAAGGAAGAGCTCCGACTGTCCATTCTCATCAGACGACACGCCCAGGGAGAGGAGCAGATCAAGGCGGAATTCAAGGACCCAGAATATCACGAG CTGACGCCTGatgaagaagagaagaaaatgCGCAGACGAGAACAAAACCGCCGAGCCGCTCAGAGATGTCgcatgaagaagaagaagaaacacgACGGATGGATAGAG actttttccaagattttagaACAAAACCAGAAACTTGTTCAAGAAATCGAGACTCTTAGACAACAGAAGAAAGAACTGAATGAAATTTTGCAACAACACATGACTTCAGGGAAATGCTGGTACAGCCAGGAATGtcctcacacacaaacacgagATTCTGTCCACCAGTCAACCCAATCCTTCTGTGAGGCTATGCAGAGATCTGTTCCAGGGGCGTCCGAACTGTGGTCAGAGAATAGTCCAGCCTTCCCCTGCAGGACATCTACGAGCAGTGGCCTCAGCACAGACAGTGAAGATATACACAACATGCTGAATCTGTCGGACATGGACTTTCCATCCCACCCACAAATGGACGAGCTACTCTATCTGGACATCACTGCCGATACTCGCAGGCAAGGTCTGTCTACATCAAGCATGTCATCAGACGGTGAAGGACTAGCTGGGTATGGTGTAGTGGAGGCTGCTCTCTGTGATCCTCTGCAGGATGACGATGATGTATTTCAGACTGGTGGTGGTCCTCAGGTTCAGCTCGAAGATATTCAGCCAGACATGTTGTCTGTAGGACAGTATAATACAGAACTAACGCAGCATCAAAACACTGCTACGTGTGAGAAACTAATAAACGATGAAAAGTGCTTTTACTCAGAGCCATAG
- the LOC121370118 gene encoding uncharacterized protein LOC121370118, translating to MGKRCWILTTKCNLYCINVRSTGWERETPNKSTNVDKSINPAHSDSSPALYHRTTTCHTSGDRSTTELHPATLQATTLPQGYTTPRFRQPATPRRILDDNSTTELHPAALQATTLSQSYTQPHFRRPHYHRATPRRILGDHSITELHPAALQATKLPQSYTPPHFRRPLYHRATPRHTLGDHTTRATPRHTSGDHSITELHPATLQVTTLPELHPTTLQATTLPELHPATLQVTTLPELHPATLQATTLSQSYTPPHFR from the exons ATGGGAAAGAG GTGCTGGATTCTGACAACTAAATGCAATTTGTACTGTATCAATGTACGGAGCACAGGTTGGGAAAGGGAAACGCCCAACAAATCTACCAACGTCGACAAGTCCATCAATCCAGCACACTCAGACTCCAGCCCAGCGCTCTACCACAGGACTACCACTTGCCACACTTCAGGCGACCGCTCTACCACAGAGCTACACCCGGCCACACTTCAGGCGACCACTCTACCACAAGGTTACACCACACCGCGCTTTAGACAACCAGCTACACCTCGCCGCATTTTAGACGACAACTCTACCacagagctacaccccgccgCACTTCAGGCGACCACTCTATCACAGAGCTACACCCAGCCGCACTTCAGGCGACCACACTACCacagagctacaccccgccgCATTTTAGGCGACCACTCTATCACAGAGCTACACCCAGCCGCACTTCAGGCGACCAAACTACCacagagctacaccccgccgCATTTTAGGCGACCACTCTATCacagagctacaccccgccacaCTTTAGGCGACCACACTAccagagctacaccccgccacaCTTCAGGCGACCACTCTATCacagagctacaccccgccacaCTTCAGGTGACCACTCTACCAGAGCTACACCCCACCACACTTCAGGCAACCACACTAccagagctacaccccgccacaCTTCAGGTGACCACTCTAccagagctacaccccgccacaCTTCAGGCGACCACTCTATCacagagctacaccccgccacaCTTCAGGTGA